ACGCCGGACGATCCCGACGTGGTGGGCGAGCCCGCGGGTCCCTGCGCGCACCAGAACGCCGCCGGCAGGTACGACCTGGTGTGCTGGTATCACCAGTCGGCGACCTGGAAGGGTGACGGACAGCTCGGCAACGAGGTGCTCCGGTTCGATCCGGGGTATGCGTACCAGGACGACGCGGTCACCTACCCGCCGAAGTGTGACCTGTCCGGGCTGCCCTCGGGAAGCCTGGTGGTCGACGACGTTCCCGCTGGAACTCCCGTGGTGCGAACCGGCTGCATGAACAACTGGACCAATTCCGGGACTTTCGGGCTGACCTTCGCCAGTGACTCGGCCGGCCAGTTCCCGTCCAAGGTCGACTTCCATCAGATCGGCGGTGGCTTCGGAGGACACTTCTGGTTCGCCCACACCTGGCTGTCAGGTGATCTGGGCGGCAAGATGAAAGTGACCGGCACCTGGACGTTGAACCAGGCAGTCAACGGCTGGGCCCGGGTGATGGTGCACGTCCCGGACCACGGCGCGCACACCCGGCAGGCCGCGTACGAGATCGACCTCGGCACCGGCTTCGCCAACGACAGGAAGCGCGTGATCCTGCAACGGGTACAGCGCAACCAGTGGGTGTCCCTCGGGGTCTTCAAGTTCGCCGGCACGCCCAGGGTGCGGTTGACCAACGAGACGTACGACGGCACCGGCGACGAGGACGTGGCCTGGGACGCGATCGCGGTCCAGAAGCTGACCGCCAAGCCGCGGCACCAGGTCGTCGCGCTCGGCGACTCGTACTCCTCCGGTGAGGGGGTTTCCAGCCTCGACGGTGCCGACTACTACCCGGAGTCCAACTACAAGGAGATCACCAACAACAAGGTCTTCCACCAGGACGTCTGCCACCGATCGCCGTACGCCTGGTCTCGGCTGGCGGTGCTTTCGGACAGCACGTCGAACATCGGCAGCCGGGCGGACAGTTGGGACCCGAACATGGACTACCAGTTCCTCGCCTGCTCAGGGGCGGAGACGGAGAACCTCCTCCCGGGCTACACCGTGCCGGACGGGCAGCCGGCGCCGCAGAACGCGTGGAACCAGACCGCCGCTTACCACTGGGGAGAGCTGCCACAACTCGACCGAGGCTTCCTCGACGACAACACCACCCTGGTGACCCTGTCCATCGGCGGTAACGACGCCCGCTTCGCCGATGTGCTGCAGTTCTGCATCATGCACAGCTACCAGTGCGACACGGACACCTATCCGGGTGATGCGGAGCCGCTGGCGGCGAAGGTGCAGAAGGACATCGAGGGGCCGGTGAAGCAGTCCATCAAGACCGTGCTGCGGGAGATTCACCGGAAGGCGCCGCACGCGCAGATTCTGCTGATGGGCTATCCGAAGCTGTTCGAGGAGGGCAGCGTTTTCTGCGTCAGCAACATCAACGACGGGGAGCGGAGCTGGCTGAACGAGACGGCGTTGCTGCTCGCCACCGTGATGGGACAGGCGACCACGGAGGCGAGCGCCGAGGGCATCCCCACCTACTTCGGGGATCCCACCGTCGCATTCGACGGTCACGGGGTCTGCGGTGACCCGGAGGCCCTCAACAAGATCGTCACCACTCTCACGGCGGGTGAGAACGGCCCGATGCCGGATTACCTGCCGGAGAGCTGGAACAAGTACGGCGCTTCCCAACAGTCCTTCCATCCCAACCTGGACGGATCGAACCGGTACGCGTCGGTCATGAACCATGTGACCGTCAATATGATGGGCCTGTGACCGGAGCCGTCCGGGTGACGCCCGCGAGGAGACTACCTCTCCTCGCGGGCGTCGCCCTGCTGTGCCTGGCCGGCTGCGGCCTGGTCGACTCTGAAGGGCAGGCGACCGAGGCGGCGACCGAGGCGGTACGCTCCCGCGCGGCACTGGCTCGGCGCACGGCAACCGCCGTGCTCGCCGATGCAGACACGGCGAAGCTCGACACGAGCGGGCGGCTCGACGCGCTCGCCGAAGCCGCGGGTGCTGCGGACCGCGACGGCACGGTCTTCGGCCGCCGTGCGACGCCGGATGGTCGGTACGAGGTGGACGTCGCCTACGACGGCACCGGCAACGGCGGAGGCTACGTGGCCGCTGAGGTCCATGTCCGGCTATGCGTACGGCTGGCCGGCGCGCTCCGTTCAGACCCGCAGGTCACGATGACCGATGTGGCCTGCGCGGAGTCGCTCGACCAGCAGCCCGGCCGACCCGACCGGGTGGTCAGATTGGCGGACTGACCCTCCAGCGGGCCCGGGACTGCCGGAATGCCAGGGCTTCGCGTGGACTCTCAGAGGTGGAACACCACCGCGTCGCCGACCTCTTCGCGGGTCACCCCCAACCCGTCGGACGGCCGCTCCAGCATCCCCTCCCACGGGGTGCCGCCGAGCTGGCCCCGGAGCACGACGACGTTCTTCACGCCGAGCTGGCGCAGGTAGTCGATGCTGGCCTGGTCGGGGAAGCTGACGACCGCCTCGCGGACCCGGGCCTGGGTCTCCGGCGTGAAGCCGCTGCCGCCGTTGACCATGTCCGGGAACCGGCTGGTCGACCAGACCATCACCGGCTGGTCCAGGTTCTGGCTGGTCGGCAACACCAGCATCGGCCCGTCCACGGTCCGCATCGCCACCGGCTGCTGCGGGACCACCGGGTGCGGCGTGACGTTCAGGCCCTCCACGATCACCAGCAGCAGCGGCACCAGGGTGGCCAGCCGCAGCCACGGCCCGGGCCACGGGGGGACCCGCTCGGCGGCGAGTTCGCGTACCCGGGCGCAGAACGCGGTGACCGCACCGGCGGCCAGCAGGCCGAGCAGCAGGGTGGCCCAGAGCATCATCCGGCCGGGCGTCCGCAGGCCGTTCCAACCGGGCAGGTACTCGAAGAGCGGAACGTAGCTGAAGGTGCCACCGAAGAACCGGGTGCCCATCGCCAGGATCATCGTGACCAGCACCCCGGCCAGCAGGTAGAGCCGGTGCCGGACCCGCCAGACCGAGAAGAACAGCCCGCCGGCGGCCAGGGCGTAGAGCACGAAGCCCGGCAGCAGGGTCATCTCGGGGTGCCAGGGCAGCGCGGCCCGGGCGCCCTCGTGCAGCGGACCCCAGACCCGGGACTCGGCCGGCGCGGTGAAGAACCCGCTGACCGGCGGCGAGTAGATCTCGATGTCGCCGAGCGTCCGGGCGGCGTTCGGGTGCAGCTCCGCCACCTTGAAGTACGGCACCGCCAGCAGCGCCCCCACCGCGGCGAAGAGCAGGCCACCGAGCACGTCGGCGAGGAGCAGCCGGCGCCCGAACGGGCGCTTGACCGGCCGGACCACCCAGCGCCGGGCGAACCAGACCACCGCCGACACCAGCACGACGCCGGCCACCAGGTACGCGAACGGCAGCCCGACGCCGAAGCCCAGACTGAGCTGCCACGCCGCCACCAGCCAGCCGGCGAATGCCCAGCCGGCGTGGCGGCGCCGCGGGCGGTAGCCGTACCGCAGGGACCAGCCGTGGCCCCGGGCGAGCATCGCCAGCGCCAGCGGGATGCCGCCGTTGGAGACGATGTGCAGGTGCCCGGCCTGGGCCAGCAGCCAGGGGGCGTACGTGTAGCTCGCCCCGGCCACCGCGGCCCCGATCCGCCCCGCGCCGAGCTGGCGCGCCAGCGCGTACGCCCCGAGCGTGGCGAGCGCGTGCGCCAGCACGAAGATGATGTTGTAGCGCAGCACGGCGGCCTCGGGACCGTGACCGATCATGCCGGCCGGCGCGTAGCCGAGCAGGGTGTCGGAGAAGGCGAAGCTCCACCGGTCGGGGAAGAACGTGTTCGAGTTCCAGAGCTGGGCGGGGTCGGTCAGCAGGATGTGCCCGGACCAGGCCATCTGCCACGACTGGAGGCTCGGGTCCCAGTAGTCCTGGGGCAGCGTGTAGCCGGGGTAGCGCAGGGTCGGCCAGGTCATCAGGGCGGCCAGCGCCAGCGAGGCGACGGTGGCCAGGGTCCACTCGTGGACGAGGAAGCGGCCCACCGCGCGGACCGCCCGGCGGGGACGGGTGAGCACCGGATCCGGGGCGGGGCCGAACGCGGTGAACGGGTCGTCCGGCTTCGTGCCCTCGGCGGGCGCGCCCGGGTCGTCGGCCTTCGCCGCGTCGCTGCCGGCGCCCGGCTTCGCGGCGGGGCTCGCGTCCGCGTCGGTCCGCGCGGCCCCCTCGGTGTCGGTCTTCGCGCCGGCGCCGCCCGCCCGCGTCCCGCCGGCGGCCTCGTCCGAGGTGGCCTCGCGGCCGGCGGCGTCCGGCCGGCCCGGCGCACCCGCCGAGTCGATCCCGCGACCGGCTTCGCCCGGTTCGCCGGGCCCGCCCGTGGTCGACCGCTCGCCCCGCGTCGACTGCTCACCCCGCCCGGCCGGCGCCGGCCCCGCGCCGGGCTCGCTCGCGGTCGCCCTCGCGCCGCGGTCGCCCGCGTCGACGTCGGCGCCGGCCCCGGTCGGGTCGGACTTCCCGCCCGGGTTGGTCGCGTCAAACTGCTCGGTGGTCATGCCGCCGCACCCAGCTGATCGCGGAGGAACGCGATGTCGGCGGCCTGGCCCTCGGCCCCGCCCGGGGTCTCCACGATCACCGGCGCGCCGGCCGCCCGGATCACCGCCACCACCAGCTCCGGGTCGATCGTCCCGCCGGTGAGGTTGTCGTGCCGGTCCTGGCCGGAGTTGAACGCGCCCTTGGAGTTGTTGGCGTGGATCAGGTCGATCCGGCCGGTGATCGCCTTGACCCGGTCGACCAGCCCGAGCAGCTCCTCGCCCCCGGCGTACGCGTGGCAGGTGTCGAGGCAGAAGCCCACCTCGTAGTCGCCGAGCGCGTCCCAGAGCCGGGCCAGCGCGTCGAGGTGCCGGGCGCAGGCGTTGCCACCGCCGGCCGTGTTCTCGATCAGCACCGGGAGCGGGAAGCCGCCCGAGTCCGCCGCGTACGCGAAGGTCTTGCGCCAGTTGTCGAAGCCCACGGCCGGGTCGTCGCCGGCGTTGACGTGGCCGCCGTGCACGATCAGGCCCTTGGCCCCGACGGCGGCCGCGGCGCTCGCGTGACCGAGCAGCAGCTTCCGGCTGGGGATGCGGATCCGGTTGTTGAGGGTGGCCACGTTGATCACGTACGGCGCGTGGACGTAGAGGTCGACGTCGGCCTCGCGCAGCTGCTCCGCGTCCTCCCGGGGCTTCGGGGCCTTCCATCCCTGTGGATCGGCGAGGAAGAACTGCACGGCTTCGGCGTCCCGGGTGGCCGCCTCGGCCAGCGGGTCGGTCGGATCGACGTGGGCTCCGATTCGCATGCAGGGCAGCCTACGTCGCGGCTCCGACGGACGGGGTGACCGCGGTGGGCCGGTTCGCGCGTCCGGACCGGGCCGCGCCGCGGCTTCGCCGGCGTCGGCGTCACCGGGCGGCCCGGCGATCGTTGTCCGAGGTGGGATCGATGGTCAACGCTCTGCCCGGGCCTGGTCCACAGCGGGTCCGGGTGAGGGGAGGCCCCCGGTAACGGGGCGCCCCGTTGTGCGGCCCGGCACGGCGGGGCGGGTTCCGACTCGTCACACCGGACGCCTGCTCGGCAGGATGTCCCGGCAAATTCCTCCATTTCCCCCAAGAGGTGACGAGAGCCGTTGTATGGTCAGACCAGGTGACAACACAATAAAGCTCCGCGGGGCGTCCTCGATCCAACCTCATCGGTGTGGTCGTTCCTCCCCAGGTCCCACCCAAGGAATGCGGACGGGACGCCCCGCGGCCCCGTGGACAGGGGTCCACCTCCGACGCGCGACGCCGGACGGTGGACCCCTGTCGCCGCGCCCGGGTGCCCGCCCCGACCGGCCCAGCCATGATCGTCCGGACCGGGTATCCTGGTCCGGTTGTCCGCGTCCGGCCGGGTTCCCCCGGCACCGGTCACGGGCCACGACGCACGACCTCCTGCCACGGAAGGACCGTGGCCGCTTAGCCCACAGGAGG
This sequence is a window from Micromonospora sp. NBRC 110009. Protein-coding genes within it:
- a CDS encoding deoxyribonuclease IV; this encodes MRIGAHVDPTDPLAEAATRDAEAVQFFLADPQGWKAPKPREDAEQLREADVDLYVHAPYVINVATLNNRIRIPSRKLLLGHASAAAAVGAKGLIVHGGHVNAGDDPAVGFDNWRKTFAYAADSGGFPLPVLIENTAGGGNACARHLDALARLWDALGDYEVGFCLDTCHAYAGGEELLGLVDRVKAITGRIDLIHANNSKGAFNSGQDRHDNLTGGTIDPELVVAVIRAAGAPVIVETPGGAEGQAADIAFLRDQLGAAA